In Streptomyces sp. NBC_01381, the sequence GAACACCACCGGCGGGAAGATCCGGTCGAAGGGCATCAACTGCTCGCCGGTGAACGGGAAAAGCGCGGTCGTCGCCCCCACGACCACCACCGGCGGCGCGAGCAGCGCCGCGGCCCGCTTCCAGTCCCGTACGAGGAAGAAGCCGGCGCCCGCGACCAGCAGGAACAGGCCGGCCACCGGGCTGGACATGGTGGCAAGCGCCCCGAACGCCACCGCGGCCCACACCCGGCGCTCCCGCACGAGCGCCAGGCAGGCGGCGAACCCGAAGGCGAGCCCGAGTGCGAAGGTCGTGCGCCCCGACGCGACGTTGCACCACACGGCGAGCGAGGCGAGCACCGCGGGGCACAGCGGGCGGCGGACGCCGGTGCGCGCGATGAGCACGGCGACCAGCCAGCCACCGGCGACGCCCGCCGCCACCGTCACCGTCTTCACGCCCACCGCGGCCATCAAGTAGGGAGAGATCAGGCTGTAGTTGGCGGTGTGCATGCCGCCGTACCAGAACAGGCCGTACGCGGCCGCGCCGTGCTCGGAGGCGAACCGCGCCCAGGCCTCCTGCGCCGCCAGATCGCCGCCGCCCGTGGCGAGGAACGCCGCCCAGACCGCGTAGAGCGGCAGGGTGGGGACGGTGGCGAGGAGCGGCACCCTGTTGCGTCGCGCGAAGGCACGCAAGGCCCCGTTCCGCTCGGTGGGTGCGCTGCCCGACGGCACGAGAGAGATATCGGCGGAGACCACAGCCACCATTTCCGTTGAGGACTTTGACGACTTGGAGAGGCACGGTTCACTTCTCAAGACGCCGCACGCAACGGAAACGTTGGTTCCCTGGGCCAGGAGGAGGCAGGGGCAGGGCGTAGGGGGGAGTCGCCCCTGCCTCCCTGGCAGCGGGTCAGCCGGTGCTGACCTGCAGTTCCTTGACCCCGTTCAGCCAGGCCGAGCGCAGTCGCCGGGGGTCGGAGACCAGACGCAGATCGGGCAGGGCGTCGGCGATCGCGTTGAAGATGAGGTTGATCTCGACGACCGCGAGGGACTTGCCGAGGCAGAAGTGCGGGCCGCCGCCACCGAAGCCGAGGTGCGGGTTCGGGTCGCGGGAGATGTCGAACTCCCCGGGCTCGTCGAAGACTTCGGGGTCGTTGTTGGCCGAGGAGTAGAAGAGGCCGACGCGGTCGCCCTTCTTGATCTGTACGCCGCCGAGCTCGGTGTCCTGGGTCGCGGTGCGCTGGAAGGAGACGACGGGGGTCGCCCAGCGCACGATCTCCTCCGCCGTGGTCTGCGGGCGCTCGCGCTTGAAGAGCTCCCACTGCTCGGGGTGGGTGAGGAAGGCGTGCATGCCGTGGGTGATGGCGTTGCGGGTGGTCTCGTTGCCGGCCACCGCGAGCAGGATGACGAAGAAGCCGAACTCGTCGCCGGAGAGGTTCCCTTCGTCCTCGGCGGCCACCAGCTGGCTGACGATGTCCTTGGCCGGGCACTCCTTGCGGGCGGCGGCGAGGTTCATCGCGTAGCTGACGATCTCCATGGCCGCCTCGGTGCCGACCTCCTCGGTGATCGCGTACTCCGGATCGTCGTACGCCGCCATCTTGTTGGACCAGTCGAAGATCTTCGTCCGGTCCTCCTGGGGGACGCCGATGAGTTCGGCGATGGCCTGGAGGGGCAGTTCGACGGCGACATTGGTGACGAAGTCGAAGCTGCCGTCGGGGGCGGCGTTCGCGAGGGCCGTCTCGACGATGGAGTGGGCGCGGTTGCGCAGGGCGTCTTCCAACGAGCGTATGGAGCGGGGCGTGAAGCCGCGCTGCACGATCTGGCGGACCCGGGTGTGCTCGGGCGGGTCCATGTTCAGCATGATCAGCTTCTGGACCTCGATCTGGTCGCGGCTGATCGTCTCGTTGAAGCGGATGACCGCGGTGTTGAGGTTGGAGGAGAACAACTCCGGGTGTGTGGAGACGTACTTGACGTCCGCGTGCCGTGTGACGGCCCAGTAGCCCGCGTCGTCGAAGCCGGAGATGCCGCGCGGCTGGTCGATCCAGCGCACCGGTTCCGTCTGGCGCAGCTGGGCGAACTCCGGGAGAGGCACGCGGTCTTGAAGCAGGTCGGGGTCGGTGAAGTCGAACCCGTCGGGCAGCGCTGGACAGGGCATCGGCAACTCCAGGAGTTCAGTTCTTTGTTCTGACGGTCCATCAGGAGATGTACCGCAAGGTAGTAACGGGTTCTATAAGTGGCAAGGCCCGTGACAGGCCCGCTTCGTGCAGGTCGTGCGCAAGGTACGTGCAAGACCCTTGCGGCGCCGGGGTGCGGCTCAGCAGACTGCATGCAGAACTAGAACGCGTACTAGTTCTCCGTGCGGGTGCCGGGACGCCCCCGCGGGATGTGGATGGAGAGGACGCTCATGGCCGCGGAACCTGTCATCGTCGAAGCCGTACGCACCCCCATAGGTAAGCGCGGAGGGGCGCTCGCCAATCTCCACCCCGCCTATCTGCTCGGCGAGACCTACCGTGAACTCCTCGGACGCACCGGCATCCACGCCGACTGCGTCGAGCAGATCGTCGGCGGGACCGTCACGCACGCCGGTGAGCAGTCCATGAATCCGGCGCGCACGGCGTGGCTCACGATGGGTCTGCCGTACGAGACCGCGGCGACGACGGTGGACTGTCAGTGCGGCTCGTCGCAGCAGGCGAGCCACATGGTCGCCAACATGGTCGCGGCCGGGGTCATCGACGTGGGGATCAGCTGTGGCGTCGAGGCGATGTCACGGGTGCCGCTGGGGTCGGGCTCCAAGCACGGTCCCGGCAAGCCGTTCCCCGACGAGTGGAACGTGGACCTGCCCAACCAGTTCGAGGCGGCCGAGCGGATCGCCCGCAACCGCGGTCTCACCAGGGAGAACGTGGACTCGCTCGGGCTCATCTCGCAGGAGCGCGCCGCCGTCGCCTGGGCCGAGGAGCGCTTCAAACGCGAGACCTTCGCCGTCCAGGTGCCGACGACGGAGGAGGAGCAGGCCGCCGGGCAGGGCATGTGGCGCCTGGTCGACCGGGACGAGGGTCTTCGCGACACGACGATGGAGGGCCTGGGCGGGCTCAAGCCGGTGATGCCGACCGCCGTGCACACGGCGGGCAACTCCTCGCAGATCTCCGACGGCGCGGCGGCGATCATGTGGGCGTCGAAGCGGATGGCACGGGCCCTGAAGCTGAAGCCGCGGGCGCGGATCGTCGCGCAGGCGCTGGTGGGGGCCGATCCGCACTATCACCTGGACGGGCCGATCGACGCGACGCGGGCGGTGCTGGGGAAGGCCGGGATGTCGCTCAAGGACATTGATCTTGTGGAGATCAATGAGGCGTTTGCTTCCGTGGTGCTGAGCTGGGCGCAGGTGTTTGAGCAGGACCTGGAGAAGGTGAATGTGAACGGGGGCGCGATCGCGCTGGGGCACCCCGTGGGCGCGACGGGGGCTCGGCTCATCACCACGGCTCTGCATGAGCTGGAGCGGCGCGACAAGGAGTTCGCGCTGATCACGATGTGCGCGGGGGGCGCGGTGGCTACGGGGACGATCATTCAGCGGCTGTGAGTCCAGACCTCGGGCTGAAAACGCGCCGGACCCCGGGCTGAATTCATTCAGCCCGGGGTCCGGGAAGTATCTAGCCCGTCCGGCGATTGAGGACGAACTCGGCGGAGCCGGTGATGTTCCGGTCCGCCGGAGAGGCATCGGCTCAGTACCAGCCGTTGGCCTGCCAGAAGCTCCAGGCCTCGGCGGGGCTGCCGTAGCGGTCGTTCATGTAGTCGAGGCCCCACTTGATCTGGGTCTCGGGGTTGGTCTTCCAGTCCGAGCCGGCCGAAGCCATCTTCGAGCCGGGCAGGGCCTGGACCAGGCCGTAGGCGCCGGAGGATGCGTTCGTCGCGGTGGGGTTCCAGCCGCTCTCGTGCTCGACGATCTTGCTGAACGCCTGGTACTGCGCGGCATCCGGGATCAACTTCTTCGCGATCGCCTGGGCCGAGGAAGGCGCCGCGGCCGGAGCGGCGGCCGGAGCGGCAGCCTTCGCGGCGGTCGGGGTCGCGGCCTGGGCCGGACCCGCGGCGATCAGCATGCCGGTCGTGGCGGCGGCCACGGCGACACCGGCGAGGGCCTTCTTCGGGGCGGCGATACGGCGGAGGAGCGAGGCGGACAAAGCGTGACCTTCCGTGGGGGACATGGTGTCGCAAGCACGCCTTGGCCATGGAAAGTGGCGGGGGGAATGCGTAAGCGCCTTGGACCCGAAGGTCGTCGGCGCTGTGCGACTCGATCCAGAGAAGCAGGGCTGTTGCGTCTCCGCAATGCCCCCTTTTGCTAGTTGCTGTCGTACTTGAGCCGAACGCCCCCTCTGTGACGTGGCTCTCAATCCGCAGGTCAGGGCGGGAATCGACGCGTGCACGTCAAGCAGAAAGCGGTACGAAACGGACTAGTAGAGGACCAAAGGCCTGTGGGCCGCCTCACCGTCCGAGGGCCCTTCCTGTAACGGAGAGCCAACGGCCGCCTACGCCTTGGGCCCCTCGAATGTGACCTGGGCCTCGAAAGCGGCCCGCCGTGTGGCCCGGCGCAGCGCCTTGAGGACGGCCGGACCGAGGGCGAGGCTCAGCAGGACGGTGACCACGGCGCGGGGCAGGTCCCAGCCGAGCGAGGTGGCCAGGCAGTACGCGATGAAGCGGCCCAGGTTGTCGCCGACGGGGTCCCCGGGGACAAAGGAGACGCCGGTCGCCAGGCCGCCCAGGTAGGGCCAGCCCTGCAGGTTCATGACGGTGCCGTAGAGGACGGAGGACACCGCCCCGTAGGCCGCGAGCAGCCACAGTTCGCGGCGGCCGCGGATCGTGTCCGGGCCCGGCAGCAGCCCCGCGCCCATGCAGACCCAGCCCATGGACAGCATCTGGAACGGCATCCACGGGCCGACGCCCCCGGTGAGCAGCGCCGAAGCGAACATCGACACCGCCCCGAGCACAAACCCGAAGCCCGGCCCGAGCACCCGGCCGCTGAGCACCATCAGGAAGAACATCGGCTCGATCCCGGCGGTCCCCGCGCCCAGCGGCCGCAGCGCCGCTCCGGCCGCGGCGAGCACCCCGAGCATGGCGATGGCCTTCGCGTCGAGCCCGACGTCCGCGATGGTCGCCACGACCACGGCGAGCAGCAGCGGAAGCAGCGCCGCGAACAGCCAGGGCGCGTCCTGCGCGTGCGCGCTCAGCCCCGAGCCGCCGCTCGCGATGAGCGGCCACCCGAAGGCGACCACCCCGACGGCGCTGACCAGCGCGAGGGCGCCGATGGAACGGGGGCCAAGCCGGATGGGGCGGGCCTGCCGCTCGGGCCCGGCGGGCCCCGGCCTACCGCCCGGGGAAGCGGGGCTCACGGCTGCGCTCCTTCTGGAGGCATGTCGCTGGGCAGGTCCGGGCGTGTGCTTGGGTCCGGGTCTGCGCCAAGGTGCGGGCGTGTGCTTGGGTCCGGGTCTGCGCCAAGGTGCGGGCGTGTGCTTGGGTCCGGGTCTGCGCCAAGGTCCGGGCGTGTGCTCGGGTCCGGGTCCGCGCCAAGGTCCGGGCGTGCGCTCGGGTCCGGGTCTGCGCCCGGGTTCGGGCGTGTGCTTGGGTCCGGGTCTGCGCCAAGGTGCGGGCGTGTGCTTGGGTCCGGGTCTGCGCCCGGGTTCGGGCGTGTGCTTGGGTCCGGGTCTGCGCCAAGGCGCGGGCGTGTGCTTGGGTCCGGGTCTGCGCCAAGGTGCGGGCGTGCGCTCGGGTCCGGGTCCGCGCCAAGGTCCGGGCGTGCGCTCGGGTCCGGGTCTGCGCCCGGGGTCGGGCGTGTGCTCGAATCCGGGTCCGTGCCCTGGTCCGCGCGTGCGCTTGAATCCGGGTCCGCGTCAAGGTCCGGGCGTGCGCTCGGGTCCGCGCGTGCACTCGAGTCCGGGGCCGCGCCCAGGTCCGCGCCTGCACTCGAATCCGGGTCCGCGCCAAGGTCCGGGCCCCCGCCCGGGCCGTGCCGCAGGTCTGTTTTCTCGCCGTCGGTCCGGTCCGCCCCTGCCGCCCGCAGGGCTTCCCGTACCTGCGGGACCGTCAGCCACTTCTGTGGGGCCAGGATCTTCGTCACCTGGGGTGCGAAGGACGGTGACGACACCACGATGTCCGGGGTCGGGCCGTCCGCTACGATCTCGCCGTCGGCGAGGATCGCCACCCGGTGGGCGAGTTCCGCGGCGAGTTCCACGTCGTGCGTGGCGAGGACGATCGCATGGCCCTCGGCCGCGAGCCCGCGCAGGACGGTGACCAGGCGGGCCTTCGCCGCGTAGTCGAGACCGCGGGTCGGCTCGTCCAGGAGCAGCAGGGGCGGGCGGGCCGTCAGGACGATCGCCAGGGCGAGTGTCAGGCGCTGGCCCTCGGAGAGGTCACGGGGGTGGGTGTCGTCCGCGATGCCGGGGAGCAGCTCGCTGACCAGGGCCCTGCAGGTGCCCGGCGCCGCGTCCGCGTCATGGTCGGCGGCCGCGCACTCGGCGGCCACCGTGTCCGCGTACAGCAGATCGCGCGGTTCCTGGGGGACCAGGCCCACGTGGCGGATCAGTTCGCGCGGGCCCGTGCGGTGCGGGACGGTGCCGCCCACCCGGACCGAACCGGACGCGGGTTCGAGCAGGCCGACCAGGGTCGAGAGGAGCGTGGACTTCCCGGCGCCGTTGCGGCCCATCAGGGCGACCGTCTCTCCCGCGCGGACGGTGAGGTCCACACGGCGCAGGGCCTCGACCCGGCCGCGGCGGACGGCCAGCGACGTGACGGCCGCCGCGGGCTGGGGCTCGTCGCTCGTCTTCGTACGCCGGCGAAGGCTCGGCCTGCGGGGCGCCGGCTGCTCGGCGGGGCGCACGGCCGTCGTCTCCTCGGGCGGCTCGGCCCCGGAGAGGCGTTCGCGCAGGGCCCCCGCCCGCCGCCGCGCGTCCCGCACCGTCAGCGGCAGCGGCGACCATCCTGCGAGGCGGCCCAGGGCGACCACCGGCGGGAACACGGGGGAGCGTGCCATCAGGGCGGCCGGGTCGCCGAGCACCGGGACCTCGCCCGGCGCCGCGAGCAGCAGCACCTGGTCCGCGTACTGCACGACCCGTTCCAGGCGGTGCTCGGCCATCAGGACGGTGGTGCCCAGGTCGTGCACGAGGCGCTGAAGGACGGCGAGCACCTCCTCGGCGGCGGCCGGGTCGAGCGCGGAGGTCGGCTCGTCGAGCACGAGGACCTTGGGGTGCGGGGTGAGGACCGAGCCGATCGCGACCCGCTGCTGCTGGCCGCCGGAGAGCGTGGCGATGGGCCGGTCGCGCAGATCGGCGAGGCCGAGCAGGTCCAGGGTCTCCTCGACGCGGCGGCGCATCACGTCCGGGGCGAGGCCGAGCGACTCCATCCCGTACGCCAGCTCGTCCTCGACCGTGTCCGTCACGAAGTGCGAGAGCGGGTCCTGGCCCACCGTGCCGACGACATCGGCGAGTTCGCGCGGCTTGTGCGTACGGGTGTCGCGCCCGGCCACGGTCACCCGGCCGCGCAGAGTGCCGCCGGTGAAGTGCGGCACCAGGCCGCTGACCGTGCCGAGCAGCGTCGACTTGCCGACCCCGGACGGGCCGACGAGCAGCACCAACTCGCCTTCGGGTACGGCGAGTTCGACCCCGCGAACTGTGGGCTCGGCGACGCCTTCGTACGTCACGGAGACATCCTCGAAGCGGATCATGGGGTCTCCTTGGGGGGAACGGAGGCCGCCGACTCACCGGCGGGAGGTGACGCGGTCTTTCGCCAGGCGGCGGGCGAGGGCTTCGTCAGGGGGACGGGTGCGGGCCGCTCGGCGTGGGAGGCCGCAGGCGCCGACTCCTCGGGCGGCACCGGCGCCACGAAAGCGGGCAGCAGGCCGATCAGCACCGCCGCCGCGGGCCACAGCGGCAGTGTCGGTGCGGTCAGGGGGACGACTCCGGGGTGCAGGGCGGCCGTGTCGTACGCCGATGCCCAGATCATCAGGCCCGCCACCGCGATGCCCGACCCGGCGACGAGCCAGGCGCGCACGCCCCAGGGGTCGGGCCGGTAACGGGTGCGCACGGAGCGGCGGCCGCCGAGGCGGAGTCCTGCCAGGGCGGCGAGCAGACCGCCGGCGAGCACGGGCAGGCCGTAGCCCGCGCCTTCCGACGAGAGCAGGCCGTACGTCCCCGCGCAGACGCCCATCAGGCCGCCGAGCGTCAGGGCGGCGGTCGTCCTGCGCACCCGGACCGGGACGTCGGCGGTGCGCCCGAAGCCCCGCGCGTCCATCGCGGCGGCCAGCGCCACCGACCGCTCAAGGGCGCCCTCCAGGACCGGAAGTCCGACCTGGAGCAGTCCCCGTACGCCCTTGTCGGGCCGCCCGCGCAGGCGCCGCGCGGCCCGCAGCCGCTGCACGTCGGTGATCAGGTTCGGCGCGAACGTCATCGCGACGACGACGGCGACCCCCACCTCGTACAGCGCGCCCGGCAGCGACTTGAGCAGCCGGGACGGGCTGGCGAGCGCGTTGGCCGCGCCCACACAGATCAGGAGTCCGGCGAGGCGGATCCCGTCGTAGAGGGCGAAGAGCAGTCCCTCGGCCGTCACCCGGCCGCCGATCCGCACCCCCTTCGCCCAGTCGGGCAGCGGGACTTCGGGGAGCGTGACAAGGACATGCGTACCGGGGATCGGCGAGCCGAGGACGATGGCGAAGACGAGGCGGATCGCGATGACGACGAGCCCGAGCTTCACGAACGCGCCGTACGACCGTGCCCACGGGGCGGAGGTACGGCGCGCGGCGACGACGTAGCCCGCGACGCCGATGAGCAGCCCGAGCAGCAGCGGATTGGTGGTGCGGGATGCGGCCGTGCCGAGGCCAAGGGCCCACACCCACCAGGCGCCCGGGTGCAGGGCGTTGCTTCGGTGGGCGGTCGGGGCGAGGTACTGAATCTGCGGGCCGTATGTGGCTGGTCGCGCCCACGCGGCGGAGCCGCTCATGTCAGAGCCTCGCGCCCCTTGCGGGGCGGTGCGGAACCGCTTGGCGGGACCGGTCATCGCGGGATCAGCCGCGGCGGCGGCGGGCCTGCCAGACGGCGGCCGCGCCGAGCACGGCGATGGCCGCCACGCCCGCGATCAGGCCGACGGACGGACCGCCGGATTCGTCGTCCTTCTTCTGGGCCGACTCACTCGCGGCCGGCTTCTTCTCCGACTGCCCGTTGCCGGAGACCTGCTCGCCGCAGCCCGACTTCGGGTAGTCCGCGATGGCGCAGAGCAGCGCGTTGCTGTCGTAGCGCAGCGGCTTGGCCACGGCGGCCAGCGCGTCCGCGCTCGTCGCGTCGTCGGCGACCCGCGCGCACGCGGTACGCGGCTTCGGCGGGGTCTCCCCGTCGGGGGCGTCCTGCGCCGTGCCGAAGTCGATGACGACGGCTACGCGCTTCCGGCCGTCCTCGGCGGGGGTCTTGGCGCAGATCGCGGCGAAGTCCGCGGGGCCCCGCGGCTTCGCGGAGTCCTGCGAGTCCTCGGACACGGAGAACCGGAAGCCCTGGACGGCCCCGTCGTCGGGGCGTGCGGTGCTCGGCCCCTGGGTCGCGTAGGCCCACTTGGCGCCGTCCCGGTCCCAGAAGGACCAGTAGCGGTAGCCGGCGGCCTGGGCGGGAGCGGCGGCAAGGACCGCGAAGAGCGAGGCGAAGAGCGCGGTGAGGACCGCCCCGGCCACGAACCGTGCGGGGCGGCCGGAGCGGACCCGAGTCACAGCTGCGACTTCTTGTTGCGGCTGCTCAGGAGGAAGCCGATGCCCGCGCCGAAGACCAGGCCGACGCCGATGATCCACCACACGCTCACGCCGCCCTCGTCGTCGCCGTCCTTCTTCTCGTCGGCGGGCTGCTCGGTGGCCTGCGGTGCGGGACCCTGCGCGTTCAGCTGCTTGACCAGGTCGGCGCCGCCGAAGTCGCGCGGGTCGAGGCCGGCGGCGTTCGCGGCGAAGATCAGCTGGGCGTACGCGGCGGGTCCGGACGTCTTCGCCCACTCCGCGGAGTTCTTCGCCAGCCACTGGGCCGACTTCTTCGCCTGCTCCGGCTGACCGGCCGCGGCGAGGGCGATCACGGACTCCGCGGTGTTGCCCAGGTCGGGCATGTTCTTGGCGCCGGCCAGCGACGACATCAGATGGTCGTCGCCCTCGGCGAGGGCCTTCAGGAGGTAGCCGGCGCCGTTGGACGCGGCCTTCTCGGCGGTGTCCGCCTTGACGCACTTCGGGGAGGCCGGCTTCGTCGCCTCGGGCGGGTCCACGACCAGGCCCCTGCCGTAGCCGCCGAGGACGCCTGCCGCCGTCGCGTCCGCGTTCGGCGAGAGCTTGCCGGTCTTCATGTCGGCGAGGCTGAAGGCGCCGCCGTCCTTGCCGCAGTCCATGGCGAGCTCGGGCAGCGCGTCGTAGGGGGACTTGCCGTCCTGCGACTTCACCGACTGCGGCTTCTCGCCGGCCCCGGTGAGGGCGCCGATCACGATGCCGGTGGAGTTGGCGTCGGAGTCCATGCCGGGGTTGTAGCCCCAGCCGCCGTCCTTGTTCTGCACCGACTTCAGCCAGTCGACGCTCTTCTTGACCGTCTTGTCCTGACCGGTGAGGGCGGTGAGCGCCTGCACGGCGGCCGCGGTGGAGTTGCTGTCGACCATCGTCTTGGAGTCGCAGGGCTCGCCGGCGTCGGCGCGGTACGCGGCGAAACCGCCGCTCGCGCACTGCTGTCCGGTGAGCCAGTCGACGGACTTCGCGGCGGGCTTCACACCGGCCGAATCCTGGGCGAGCAGGGCGTAGGACTGCCGGAACACCCCGTCGAACTTGGGGTCCTTGTCGCCGTACAGACCGGAGGGGAGCTTGGCGGAGGGCGACGGCTTCGCGGTGTCGGCGAAGGCGGCCGGGGCGGCGGCCGAACCGAACACGGCGACGGCGGCCAGGACCGCGGCGCTGCGGCGAACGTTCATGATGCGGCGGGTGCCTCTCCCTGCGG encodes:
- a CDS encoding cytochrome P450 encodes the protein MPCPALPDGFDFTDPDLLQDRVPLPEFAQLRQTEPVRWIDQPRGISGFDDAGYWAVTRHADVKYVSTHPELFSSNLNTAVIRFNETISRDQIEVQKLIMLNMDPPEHTRVRQIVQRGFTPRSIRSLEDALRNRAHSIVETALANAAPDGSFDFVTNVAVELPLQAIAELIGVPQEDRTKIFDWSNKMAAYDDPEYAITEEVGTEAAMEIVSYAMNLAAARKECPAKDIVSQLVAAEDEGNLSGDEFGFFVILLAVAGNETTRNAITHGMHAFLTHPEQWELFKRERPQTTAEEIVRWATPVVSFQRTATQDTELGGVQIKKGDRVGLFYSSANNDPEVFDEPGEFDISRDPNPHLGFGGGGPHFCLGKSLAVVEINLIFNAIADALPDLRLVSDPRRLRSAWLNGVKELQVSTG
- a CDS encoding steroid 3-ketoacyl-CoA thiolase is translated as MAAEPVIVEAVRTPIGKRGGALANLHPAYLLGETYRELLGRTGIHADCVEQIVGGTVTHAGEQSMNPARTAWLTMGLPYETAATTVDCQCGSSQQASHMVANMVAAGVIDVGISCGVEAMSRVPLGSGSKHGPGKPFPDEWNVDLPNQFEAAERIARNRGLTRENVDSLGLISQERAAVAWAEERFKRETFAVQVPTTEEEQAAGQGMWRLVDRDEGLRDTTMEGLGGLKPVMPTAVHTAGNSSQISDGAAAIMWASKRMARALKLKPRARIVAQALVGADPHYHLDGPIDATRAVLGKAGMSLKDIDLVEINEAFASVVLSWAQVFEQDLEKVNVNGGAIALGHPVGATGARLITTALHELERRDKEFALITMCAGGAVATGTIIQRL
- a CDS encoding transglycosylase SLT domain-containing protein; protein product: MSPTEGHALSASLLRRIAAPKKALAGVAVAAATTGMLIAAGPAQAATPTAAKAAAPAAAPAAAPSSAQAIAKKLIPDAAQYQAFSKIVEHESGWNPTATNASSGAYGLVQALPGSKMASAGSDWKTNPETQIKWGLDYMNDRYGSPAEAWSFWQANGWY
- a CDS encoding ECF transporter S component, translating into MSPASPGGRPGPAGPERQARPIRLGPRSIGALALVSAVGVVAFGWPLIASGGSGLSAHAQDAPWLFAALLPLLLAVVVATIADVGLDAKAIAMLGVLAAAGAALRPLGAGTAGIEPMFFLMVLSGRVLGPGFGFVLGAVSMFASALLTGGVGPWMPFQMLSMGWVCMGAGLLPGPDTIRGRRELWLLAAYGAVSSVLYGTVMNLQGWPYLGGLATGVSFVPGDPVGDNLGRFIAYCLATSLGWDLPRAVVTVLLSLALGPAVLKALRRATRRAAFEAQVTFEGPKA
- a CDS encoding energy-coupling factor transporter transmembrane component T: MSGSAAWARPATYGPQIQYLAPTAHRSNALHPGAWWVWALGLGTAASRTTNPLLLGLLIGVAGYVVAARRTSAPWARSYGAFVKLGLVVIAIRLVFAIVLGSPIPGTHVLVTLPEVPLPDWAKGVRIGGRVTAEGLLFALYDGIRLAGLLICVGAANALASPSRLLKSLPGALYEVGVAVVVAMTFAPNLITDVQRLRAARRLRGRPDKGVRGLLQVGLPVLEGALERSVALAAAMDARGFGRTADVPVRVRRTTAALTLGGLMGVCAGTYGLLSSEGAGYGLPVLAGGLLAALAGLRLGGRRSVRTRYRPDPWGVRAWLVAGSGIAVAGLMIWASAYDTAALHPGVVPLTAPTLPLWPAAAVLIGLLPAFVAPVPPEESAPAASHAERPAPVPLTKPSPAAWRKTASPPAGESAASVPPKETP
- a CDS encoding SCO2322 family protein → MTRVRSGRPARFVAGAVLTALFASLFAVLAAAPAQAAGYRYWSFWDRDGAKWAYATQGPSTARPDDGAVQGFRFSVSEDSQDSAKPRGPADFAAICAKTPAEDGRKRVAVVIDFGTAQDAPDGETPPKPRTACARVADDATSADALAAVAKPLRYDSNALLCAIADYPKSGCGEQVSGNGQSEKKPAASESAQKKDDESGGPSVGLIAGVAAIAVLGAAAVWQARRRRG
- a CDS encoding prenyltransferase/squalene oxidase repeat-containing protein produces the protein MNVRRSAAVLAAVAVFGSAAAPAAFADTAKPSPSAKLPSGLYGDKDPKFDGVFRQSYALLAQDSAGVKPAAKSVDWLTGQQCASGGFAAYRADAGEPCDSKTMVDSNSTAAAVQALTALTGQDKTVKKSVDWLKSVQNKDGGWGYNPGMDSDANSTGIVIGALTGAGEKPQSVKSQDGKSPYDALPELAMDCGKDGGAFSLADMKTGKLSPNADATAAGVLGGYGRGLVVDPPEATKPASPKCVKADTAEKAASNGAGYLLKALAEGDDHLMSSLAGAKNMPDLGNTAESVIALAAAGQPEQAKKSAQWLAKNSAEWAKTSGPAAYAQLIFAANAAGLDPRDFGGADLVKQLNAQGPAPQATEQPADEKKDGDDEGGVSVWWIIGVGLVFGAGIGFLLSSRNKKSQL